A portion of the Toxoplasma gondii ME49 chromosome VIIb, whole genome shotgun sequence genome contains these proteins:
- a CDS encoding ubiquitin conjugating enzyme E2, putative (encoded by transcript TGME49_263490) has translation MSTVARRRIVQDISRVTRDPPHGVRASPFADSMMHCHAIIHGPEDTMWECGTFHLIITFTEDYPAFPPKVRFLSRLFHPNVYADGRICIDILQNQWSAMYDIAAVLTSIQSLLSDPNPQSPANPQAAKIFVENREEYDRLVLQCVEDSWSVPALPAGILNGDR, from the exons ATGTCGACAGTGGCG agacgccgaatCGTCCAAGACATTTCGCGAGTCACGCGCGACCCTCCCCACGGTGTTCGCGCGTCGCCTTTTGCGGACAGCATGATGCATTGCCATGCGATCATCCACGG cccAGAAGACACGATGTGGGAGTGCGGGACGTTTCACTTGATTATCACATTCACGGAAGACTATCCGGCTTTTCCGCCGAAGgtgcgttttctgtcgcggCTCTTCCACCCGAACGTCTACGCGGATGGACGCATCTGCATCGACATCTTGCAGAATCAGTGGAGTGCCATGTACGACATTGCCGCCGTTCTGACAAGTATTCAGAGTCTGTTGAGTGACCCGAACCCACAGTCGCCTGCAAATCCTCAAGCGGCAAAGATATTCGTTGAAAACCGAGAGGAGTACGACCGTCTCGTCCTT CAATGCGTGGAGGACAGCTGGTCGGTGCCAGCGCTGCCTGCGGGTATTTTGAACGGCGATCGCTGA
- a CDS encoding sodium/hydrogen exchanger 3 protein (encoded by transcript TGME49_263480~Predicted trans-membrane domain (TMHMM2.0):205-228:234-252:266-289:295-318:332-355:367-390:413-436:464-487:501-524:530-553:572-595:607-630): protein MAPFFPLLSSGPREDSVLFKHLRPSLSSCLLLVSLYAFVAHLLPFFPAAPLASPLLPAVLSASASGNVAGQWTGLFNVPSLFSNGNSTLHFSRDASGVTDRSDPPPASAVQQPSLPPPGVAPPAGAPRVSADISATTEASAGSNEADALPASPSSPSSPASAAPSLSTQDEADEKKEDKATPSRLATAAPPTAAEGLAASFTNVNMLLLALCLLCCFTLGYFIHMNVIPHLPDSAAAMLTGVLFGLLARLFGPSPSENSFLHFDPQFFYFVLLPPIVLEAGFCLNKAAFLYNLGAILLLSILGTLLSTVVVAQITFSTAHISGLEGPAHEIRGFSWAFASLISATDTVATLSIIGSPKFRLGKKGVDLYSILMGESVLNDAVSIALTRSVLKLFFTSDAAVAQRVSGIDVIADFVAVVVGSLVVGLGMGGLCCFCFRHSQLKKLPEYEVAITLLTAYMAFGVSEWLGFSGVVALFFCGVMLGHFNVHNLSKKSRYSIDTVFKTIALISEKIVFAYLGVVAAVGVGERTFNIFFVLISLGACAVSRVACVFPLCFVSNKFRQEEERIDCGQQVLMWLAGLRGAVAFALAMTIPCSHDMWRAVCRHNKDLVVTTTLVLVAITTLGVGSILEYSALKLGAVLPRRDNAEGSAALLLHSPSGDGRLRARSSEEGPEERRLRTRETSETSAAPPCRASTSGAADVVSELASAPAAAGREDEGTEHEGRQPRGEGRLDTQTEEHDSYALQWHAHQWERERDFRSQVERRPRVPDTGLSREEFDERGRPVSACVRFLYRLDREYLQRWLGSGEESDVSEEFDFAESRARRHACTPFVASGHHRDAELAESSFFSKGSQAP from the exons ATGGCacctttttttcctcttctttccagcgGACCGCGGGAGGACTCGGTTTTGTTCAAACATTTGCGTCCGTCTCTTTCATCTTGCCTCCTACTCGTGAGTCTCTACGCCTTCGTTGCCCatcttctccccttttttCCGGCTGCCCCTCTGgcgtcgcctctgctgccTGCGGTTCTTTCCGCGTCCGCCTCCGGCAACGTCGCTGGCCAGTGGACCGGCTTGTTCAACGttccgtctcttttctcgaacGGAAACTCCACGCTGCACTTTTCCAGAGACGCTTCTGGGGTAACTGACAGGTCCGACCCACCGCCTGCCTCTGCCGTCCAGCAGCCTTCCTTGCCCCCACCTGGCGTAGCACCCCCGGCAGGCGCCCCCCGCGTTTCCGCAGACATTTCTGCGACGACTGAAGCATCAGCAGGTTCCAACGAGGCGGACGCCTTGCCGGCTTCTCCcagttctccttcctcgccagcTTCAGCagcgccttcgctctcgacCCAAGATGAGGcggacgaaaagaaagaagacaaggcgACCCCCTCCAGACTGGCGACGGCAGCTCCTCCGACGGCCGCCGAGGGCCTGGCAGCCTCGTTCACCAACGTCAACATGCTGTTGCTCgcgctctgccttctctgctgcttcactCTCGGGTACTTCATCCACATGAATGTCATTCCCCACCTCCCAGACTCTGCTGCCGCCATGCTTACCGGCGTCCTCTTCGGGCTCCTCGCCCGGCTCTTCGGCCCATCCCCGTCGGAAAACTCGTTCCTCCACTTTGACCCTCAGTTCTTCTACTTCGTGCTTCTGCCTCCCATCGTCTTGGAGGCCGGCTTCTGTCTAAACAAAGCTGCGTTTCTGTACAACCTCGGCGccatccttcttctctccatcctCG GCACACTGCTGTCGACTGTGGTGGTGGCACAAATTACTTTTTCGACTGCCCACATCTCCGGCTTGGAGGGCCCGGCGCATGAAATTCGAGGCTTCTCGTGGGCGTTTGCCTCCTTGATCAGTGCCACCGACACGGTCGCGACGCTCAGCATCATTGGAAGTCCTAAATTTCGGCTGGGGAAGAAGGGCGTGGACCTCTACAGCATCTTGATGGGGGAGAGCGTTCTGAACGACGCAGTGTCCATAGCGCTTACTCGCAGCGTTCTGAaactcttcttcacctccgACGCGGCTGTCGCCCAGAGGGTCTCTGGCATCGAT GTGATCGCGGACTTTGTGGCTGTCGTCGTCGGAAGTCTCGTTGTTGGCCTCGGCATGGGTGGCCTTTGCTGTTTTTGCTTCCGTCACTCTCAGCTGAAAAA GCTTCCGGAGTACGAGGTGGCGATCACGCTGCTGACGGCCTACATGGCGTTCGGCGTCTCCGAGTGGCTTGGCTTCTCAGGCGTCGTTGCGCTGTTCTTCTGCGGAGTGATGCTTGGACACTTCAACGT ACACAATCTCTCAAAGAAATCGAGATACTCGATCGACACTGTCTTCAAGACCATTGCGCTGATAAGCGAAAAAATTGTCTTTGCATATCTTGGCGTCGTTGCCGCCGTAGGCGTCG GTGAAAGAACTTTCAAcattttcttcgtcctcatctccctcggcgcatgcgcagtcagtcgcgtcgcctgcgtcttccctctctgcttcgtcagCAACAA ATTCaggcaagaggaagagagaatcGACTGCGGCCAACAAGTCCTGATGTGGCTAGCTGGCTTGCGCGGCGCCGTCGCTTTCGCACTCGCCATGACAATTCCCTGCAGCCACGACATGTGGCGTGCCGTTTGCAGACACAACAAA gaTCTGGTGGTGACGACGACGCTGGTCTTGGTGGCGATAACGACTCTGGGAGTCGGTTCGATCCTCGAGTACTCTGCCCTGAAGTTGGGTGCAGTCTTGCCGCGTCGCGACAACGCCGAGGGGTCTGCGGCTTTGCTGCTGCATTCCCCTTCGGGAGACGGGCGCCTCCGCGCTCGCTCCAGCGAGGAAGGcccagaagagaggagactgagaactcgagagactTCAGAGACCTCTGCAGCTCCTCCATGCCGCGCGTCCACCTCAGGCGCCGCAGACGTTGTCTCCGAGCTCGCGAGCGCGCCTGCGGCAgccggcagagaagacgaaggaacagagCACGAAGGCCGGCAACcacgaggagaaggaagactcgacacacagacagaagagcacGACTCCTACGCACTCCAGTGGCATGCGCACCagtgggagagagagagagacttcaGATCTCAGGTTGAGCGCCGCCCCCGTGTCCCTGATACTGGCCTCTCCAGAG AAGAATTCGACGAACGCGGGCGTCCtgtgagtgcatgcgttcgttttctttaCCGACTCGACCGGGAATATCTTCAG CGCTGGCTCGGAagcggcgaggagagcgacgtATCCGAGGAATTTGATTTCGCAGAGTCGCGCGCCCGGCGGCATGCGTGCACTCCATTCGTCGCGTCTGGACACCATAGAGACGCCGAACTGGCAGAAtcgagcttcttctcgaaaGGCTCACAAGCGCCTTGA